The nucleotide sequence CAATATCTTTCTATTCGCTATACCAATCGTTTAGAAGCAGCAAATTTACGAGCATCAGTCGGTACGACAGGTGATTCATACGATAATGCTTTGGCTGAAACGGTGAATGGCTTATACAAAACAGAGGTGATTGAATATCTAAAAGCAGATTGGCAAGGTTTAGCGGATGTACAACTTGCGACATTAAATTGGGTAGATTGGTTCAACAAAAAGCGTGTACACAGTGCACTGGGTTATGTATCGCCTTTTGAGTTTGAAGCAATGTACTATGATAAGATTAATCCGTTAGGTCAGGTGGCCTAACTTAAATAAAAAAGTCTCCGACAAACCCGGTACGGTTCATCGTCTGTTAAAAAATACTCTTTAGGATTTAACCGTACGATAAAATCAATAAATTTATCTAAATATTGCTCTCCTAATTCTTCATCATAACCATAGTTATGGCATACGACTTTAGAAAACTGGGATTTATCCATCACCAAGACAAATACAATTTTAGGTATGTCAAAAAAATGTTTGATTCTTTCAATCAGACGAATTGAAAAATCAGGACGACAACGGTCAAGTTCATCAATAATAAAAACTAAAGGTTTTTCCAACTTAGCAGCAAGTATTGAAAGCTCTTCCTTAAAGTCCTGAATCGTTTGTTTTTCTATATGGTGATTTTCTATTTTCTTTTCTATTTGTTCTTTTATTTTAGAAGCGATTTCATCACTAGCAACATCAAAAACGTCTTTTCCTTGATTATAAACTTCTTGTATTGCTTCACCTGCACCACCTAGCCCTATCCAGTGCATACCAGCTTTAGCTGCGATCATTGGGATTACAGCCGCTAAAGATATTAAGACTGAAGCGGTCTTTGAATTAAAATCTTCAATGTCCGGTTCAGATATCTCATCTGAATTCCTAAAAGCTTGACTAATTTCCGCTGCGATCGTTAAAAATGGATCATCTAAATAATCATTGGCAAAAGCATCTAAATAGATCACATTGTGATTTTCACCTTCTAAATGCTTTTTCCAGTGACGAACAAACCAAGTTTTACCCTCCCCCCAACGAGCATCCAAAGCTAATACAGCACCACACTGCAAACGATCCACATAATTCGTAAGTTGAATACCTAAACGACGGCGATCCCATAAATCACCCTCCCAAGCAGTTTGAATATTCTCAAAATTATCTTTTTGCCAATTCAGCTGATCTGCAGTCATTGTTATTAAATTCAGTTGTTTACATTTCACTCATGATATCATTTTAATTTTTATAGACATAAAAAAGACCACTCAATTGGAGTGGTCTTTTCAGAATATGGTGGCTATGACGGGACTTGAACCTGTGACCCCCGCATTATGAGTGCGATGCTCTAACCAACTGAGCTACATAGCCGTAAACTGTGCGCGCATTATGGGATTTTCTGAAAAAAACGTCAAGCCCATATTACGCTGATTGATCAAAATTTGGTGAAGTGAGCCGATAAGCCGGGTTCTGTCGTGGACGATCATTCCTCTAGGCGTACAATCACTTATACGCTCAAGCGACCTACCCGGATCCAGCATGGGCCATGCCTAAAGGATCCCTATTTGGTCTTGCTTCCGGTGGGGTTTACCATGCCATGAACTGTTACCAGTCATGCGGTGCGCTCTTACCGCACCCTTTCACCCTTACCTCACGAATGAGGCGGTCTACTCTCTGCTGCACTTTCCGTCGGCTCACGCCGCCCAGGCGTTACCTGGCACCTTGCCCTATGAAGCCCGGACTTTCCTCTCCTGCTTCAGTCACGGAGACCTCCACAGCAGCGATCGTCTGGCTCACTTCGAGCACGCATCATAACAAAGATACGAACTATTTACTTGCTGTTTTTTGAGCAGTCAGTTTTTCATACTTGGCCTGCAGCTCTTCACGCGTTTCCGGATGATTCGGATCAAGCGGGATACAATCGACAGGACAGAACAGCTGACACTGCGGTTTGTCGTGATGTCCCACGCACTCTGTACACAGGTTCGGGTTAATTTCATAGATGATTTCACCCATGAAAATCGCCTCATTCGGACATACAGGTTCACAGACATCACAGTTGATGCATTCATCGGTGATATATAAAGACACTCTACCAACCTTGTTGAAGTTTACGCTCGAAGGCTGCAACCACGTTTGCTGGAACGAACTTGGTTACATCCCCTCGTAAGCGGGCAATTTCACGCACCAGAGTGGATGAAATAAAAGAATATTGCTCTGAAGGTGTCAGGAATACGGCTTCAAACTGAGAATCCAGCTGGCGGTTCATGTTGGCGAGCTGGAACTCATATTCAAAGTCAGATACGGCACGCAGGCCACGCAGTACGGCAGTGGCTTTCTGCTCACGGAAAAAGTTAACCAACAGCCCGTCAAAGCCAACAAATTCTACATTGGACAAATGGCTCAGCGACTCTTTAGCCAGATCAACTCGCTCTTCCAGACTAAATACCGGGTTCTTGTGATGACCGATAGCAATGGCAACGACCACTTCATCAAACATACGCGATGCACGTGTCACCAGGTCAATATGGCCATTAGTGATCGGATCAAAGGTTCCCGGATAAATTACACGAGTTTTACTCATCCATTTGTACTCTGTTTATGGTGCAAGTGCCTATTTTAACAAAATCTTGATTTTTTGGTGAAGAAACTCCATCAATTTAAAAACTTCAACTCAATTAAAGTTGCGGTACAATAGCTGCAACTTTGGAAGTGTCTGATTATGGCGAAAGCAACTGTAGTTAAAAAAAATAACGGCGGAACGATTGCTCTGAACAAACGTGCCCGTCACGATTATTTTATTGAAGAAAAATTTGAAGCGGGATTGTCTTTACAAGGTTGGGAAGTCAAGTCTTTGCGTGCAGGACGTATGAGTATTGTGGAAAGCTATATTACCTTTAAAAATGGTGAAGCATTCCTGTTTGGTGCCCAGATTCAGCCGCTATTGAGTGCTTCGACCCACGTGGTGCCTGAAGCAACCCGTACCCGCAAACTGTTGCTAAACCGTCGTGAAATTGAAAAATTGCAAGGTGCAATTAATCAAAAAGGTTATTCCTGTGTGCCACTGGCCTGTTACTGGAAAGGCCCACATGCCAAACTGGAAATTGCACTGGTGAAAGGTAAGCAGCTGCACGACAAACGTGCCTCTGAAAAAGACCGCGACTGGCAACGTGATAAAGCACGTATTTTCCATAAATAACGCTTTGCACAAAGTAACAAAAAAACCTCCGCATAACGGAGGTTTTTTTATGGCGAGGAATTTTGTTTATTGTAGTCGATATAAAGTTTGTGCCAGATGTTCACCAAATTTGATTGCCGTTTGCAAATCGCCTTCTGGTGGCGTGGCTTCGACAGGTGCATTATCCGACTGGGTCATCAAGCCTAAAAAGCTCGACATACGGTTCAGGTCTGTCATACTACGACCTGTAGGCATCAACGGCAAACCAGACCAGAGCATGCCATGCTGCATGGCAAACAGGTTGATCTGCTGCAGTACGGCCAGCTTGTCCCCACTAAGTCCGCCACCATTAGTAAAAGCAGATGCCAGCTTACCCTGCCAGGCACGTGCCAACCAGCGCTTGGACGACTGCTCCATAAACAGCTTCATCGCAGCGGTCAGGCTGCCCATATAGGTCGGGCAGCCAAATACGATCGCATCTGCGGCATCCAGTACCTCCCAGTCCACCTGCTCCACATTCATTAAGGCAACCTGAACCCCTGCCTGATCGGCACCCAGTTCAATATAACGGGCAACTTTGGCGGTGTGTCCATAAGGACTGTGATAAACAATCGCAAGAGTTTTGGAAGATAGGGACATAACAATTAAAAGCCAAGAATTTCAGTCAAGTTTAACATTTTCAAGCCATAAAGACGAATGTTGCCATGCGTCCAGTCTTGGCTTCACGACGGTAAGAAAAATACTCATCTGTCTGCTTATAGGAACATTGATCCCCACCCAGCACAGTGTTTACGCCATGCTGTTTCAGGATATATCGGGCAATGGCATATAGATCGGCATAATGCTTGCCTGCTTTTTCACCCGCCTGAAATGCACTGTCCAGTTCTGGATATTTGGAACAGAACGCAGTTTTGACTTCCTCACCAATTTCAAAACAGGGTTGGCTGATTGCAGCACCGAGCCAGGCCCAAGTTGGTTTTGTTTGCATCGTTGCAATGGTATTTTCGACAATACCACCCGCCAGACCACGCCAGCCGGCATGCAGGTTCGCCACTTCAGTGCCTTCAGCATTGCCTAGCACGACTGGCAGACAGTCTGCGGTCATCATCATCAGGGCATGCGCTTTGCGCTGCGTCACCAGACCATCACCAACCAGTGCGGTAAATGGCATCTGTTCATTGATGGTATGACAAATGGTGCTATGCGTCTGGGTCATCCAGGTAATCTTGTCCACACCATAAGGCTGGAAATCTTTCAGCAACTGGATGCGATGCTTCTGCACACGCACCGGATCGTCATTGACATGCAAAGCCAGATTAAAGCCTGCCAGTTCTGGCTGCGCTGATGGTTGAACCTGTTCATGATGAACTCGGGTTTGACCCACATAAACGCCTTGAGGCAAACCTTGTACAAATTGCATGTCTCTTCCCTTTTACTGACCGATGCTGGTAATGGTGAAATTAATAGGCCTTATTTTCGCTGCGTAGCACTTCAACCAGATTGGCGAAGTCTTCTGGCCACGGCGCTTCAAATATCATTTCTTCCTGGGTACGTGGATGGATCAGCCCCAGTTGTGAGGCATGCAGTGCCTGACGCTTAAAGCCACGCAAGGTATCTTCAAGCAGTTGCGAAGCACCCGCTGGCAGACGCACACGCGGCATATACACTTGATCACCGACCAGACCATAACCGATATAGCTAAAATGCACACGAATCTGGTGGGTACGACCGGTTTCCAGACGCGCCTGTACGCGGGTGAAATGCTGGAAGCGTTCTTTCACGTTGTAATGTGTCACCGCATCCTTACCGCCCGGCAACACCGCCATTTTTACGCGATCGACCGGATGGCGTTTGATTGGCTCGTTAATGGTGCCACCAGCAATAATATTGCCGTACACCACCAAGTCATAAACGCGGTAAACTGATTTCTTTTCCAGCTGCTTGCTAAGCGCAAACTGCGCTTCGAGGTTTTTCGCAACCACAAGTAAACCACTGGTGTCTTTATCGATACGGTGTACCAGACCAGCACGTGCCAATTCTGCCGATTTTGGATAGTGATACAATAATGCATTCACCAAAGTACCTGAAGTATTGCCAGCACCCGGATGCACCACCATACCGACCGGTTTGTTCACCACCAGAATATCTTCATCTTCATAGACGATATCCAAAGGAATATCTTCAGGAAGACTGCGGGTTTGAGGTTCAAGCTCAACATTCAAGGTCAGGGTTTCAAAACCGTCACATTTATATTTAGGCTTTACAGGCTGACCATTGACCAATAAATTACCGTCTTTGATCCACTGTTTCAGCTTTTCACGGGAAAACTCACTCCATACCAGTGCAGCGACCTGATCGATCCGCTGGCCCAGATAGGTTTCATCCACCTGAAATTGCAACGCTAAACGTGTTGCAGTTGTGTCTGAAGTATGGTTATCTGCATCCTCAGAATCTTCAAGTAAATTAAAATCAGTTTCAGGGAAATTAGAATTGGAAGATTGTGCTTGACTCATTTGCTCATTCAGACAAAAGTGGTTTAATAGTGCAATTGTAGCTCATTGCCCGTATTAACAGAGGAATTTTTATGTCGCTACCACATTATAAAATGACAATGCTTGCAATTACGCTAGGCGTTGCATCGGCAATGGTAGGCTGTAGCAGTAATCCAAAAAAAGAAGTCGTGGATAAAGGTCCAGAATCTAGCGAACAGGTTTATATTCAAAAAGCACAGAAAGCCCTTGATCGCAAACAATATACTGATGCCGCAAAACAGCTTGAAGGTCTGGAAACCTATTTCCCTACCAGTCCATATGCTGCTCAGGCACAACTGGAACTGCTCTATGTCAAATTCCAGCAAAAAGATTATGAAGGTGCAGTAGCACTGGCAGAACGTTTTATTCGCCTGAATCCACAGCATCCAAATGTCGACTATGCCTACTATGTGCGTGGTGTAGCGAATATGGAACAAAACTATAACGGTTTATTACGTTATACCAAGCTGAAACAGGCACACCGTGATGTGAGCTACCTGAAAGTGGCGTATCAGAACTTTGTCGACTTTGTCCGCCGCTTCCCTTCCAGCGAATATGCAGTGGATGCAGCACAGCGCATGAAGTTCATTGGTCAGGAACTGGCTGAACATGAAATGAATGCAGCGCGCTTTAATATCAAGCGTAAAGCATACCTGGCTGCAGTTGAACGTGCACAATGGGTGATTGAACATTACCCACAAGTACCACAAACCCCGGAAGCACTGGCGACCATTGCCTATGGCTATGACAAGCTGGGAGATAAAGCCACTGCACAGCAATATATAGAATTGCTGAAATTGAACTATCCAGAACTGGTCAATGCTGACGGTTCAGTGAATCTGCGTGCAGCACGCAGTGAAGGCAGCCTGTTTAACCGTGCAACCCTCGGTATCTTTGGTAAAGAAGCACGTACTTATGAAGGTTCAGATAATATTCCTGAACCGAAACAGGAACGCAGCCTGACCAACCGCATCAGCTTTGGCCTGCTGGACCGTCCGAAAAATACAAATACTGAAACAGAGCAACCAGAAGCAACTGCCGAATAAGCAGCTTCTTTCGGATGCATTTTTGTAAAGGGCAAGGTATCATACTTGCCCTTTTGCTTTTTCGGCAGTGCTAAAATAAATAGCACCATGAACAGTTCTTGAACAATAACTGCAAAAGGTTTATACAGTAATGAATCGGCCGAGTATTTGACTCGCCTAATTTTTTCAATAACTTAGCGATTAAAGAA is from Acinetobacter sp. ANC 7912 and encodes:
- a CDS encoding YfhL family 4Fe-4S dicluster ferredoxin, with amino-acid sequence MSLYITDECINCDVCEPVCPNEAIFMGEIIYEINPNLCTECVGHHDKPQCQLFCPVDCIPLDPNHPETREELQAKYEKLTAQKTASK
- the coaD gene encoding pantetheine-phosphate adenylyltransferase — its product is MSKTRVIYPGTFDPITNGHIDLVTRASRMFDEVVVAIAIGHHKNPVFSLEERVDLAKESLSHLSNVEFVGFDGLLVNFFREQKATAVLRGLRAVSDFEYEFQLANMNRQLDSQFEAVFLTPSEQYSFISSTLVREIARLRGDVTKFVPANVVAAFERKLQQGW
- the smpB gene encoding SsrA-binding protein SmpB, whose translation is MAKATVVKKNNGGTIALNKRARHDYFIEEKFEAGLSLQGWEVKSLRAGRMSIVESYITFKNGEAFLFGAQIQPLLSASTHVVPEATRTRKLLLNRREIEKLQGAINQKGYSCVPLACYWKGPHAKLEIALVKGKQLHDKRASEKDRDWQRDKARIFHK
- a CDS encoding flavodoxin family protein; translated protein: MSLSSKTLAIVYHSPYGHTAKVARYIELGADQAGVQVALMNVEQVDWEVLDAADAIVFGCPTYMGSLTAAMKLFMEQSSKRWLARAWQGKLASAFTNGGGLSGDKLAVLQQINLFAMQHGMLWSGLPLMPTGRSMTDLNRMSSFLGLMTQSDNAPVEATPPEGDLQTAIKFGEHLAQTLYRLQ
- the pgeF gene encoding peptidoglycan editing factor PgeF — encoded protein: MQFVQGLPQGVYVGQTRVHHEQVQPSAQPELAGFNLALHVNDDPVRVQKHRIQLLKDFQPYGVDKITWMTQTHSTICHTINEQMPFTALVGDGLVTQRKAHALMMMTADCLPVVLGNAEGTEVANLHAGWRGLAGGIVENTIATMQTKPTWAWLGAAISQPCFEIGEEVKTAFCSKYPELDSAFQAGEKAGKHYADLYAIARYILKQHGVNTVLGGDQCSYKQTDEYFSYRREAKTGRMATFVFMA
- the rluD gene encoding 23S rRNA pseudouridine(1911/1915/1917) synthase RluD, whose product is MSQAQSSNSNFPETDFNLLEDSEDADNHTSDTTATRLALQFQVDETYLGQRIDQVAALVWSEFSREKLKQWIKDGNLLVNGQPVKPKYKCDGFETLTLNVELEPQTRSLPEDIPLDIVYEDEDILVVNKPVGMVVHPGAGNTSGTLVNALLYHYPKSAELARAGLVHRIDKDTSGLLVVAKNLEAQFALSKQLEKKSVYRVYDLVVYGNIIAGGTINEPIKRHPVDRVKMAVLPGGKDAVTHYNVKERFQHFTRVQARLETGRTHQIRVHFSYIGYGLVGDQVYMPRVRLPAGASQLLEDTLRGFKRQALHASQLGLIHPRTQEEMIFEAPWPEDFANLVEVLRSENKAY
- a CDS encoding outer membrane protein assembly factor BamD, with amino-acid sequence MSLPHYKMTMLAITLGVASAMVGCSSNPKKEVVDKGPESSEQVYIQKAQKALDRKQYTDAAKQLEGLETYFPTSPYAAQAQLELLYVKFQQKDYEGAVALAERFIRLNPQHPNVDYAYYVRGVANMEQNYNGLLRYTKLKQAHRDVSYLKVAYQNFVDFVRRFPSSEYAVDAAQRMKFIGQELAEHEMNAARFNIKRKAYLAAVERAQWVIEHYPQVPQTPEALATIAYGYDKLGDKATAQQYIELLKLNYPELVNADGSVNLRAARSEGSLFNRATLGIFGKEARTYEGSDNIPEPKQERSLTNRISFGLLDRPKNTNTETEQPEATAE